AGAATTAATAAAAAGTCTTGCTTCTTCAAATTATGAAAATATGACCCCTATCCAAATGCAAAGCCTACCCATAATTCTTAGAAATGAAGATATAATAGCTCAAGCAAAAACAGGGAGTGGAAAGACCGCTGCTTTTGCTTTGTCTTTATTAAATAATTTAAAAATTTCTTTTTTTGCAGTACAAGCCTTGGTTCTTTGCCCTACCCGTGAACTAGCGGAACAAGTAAGCCAGGCTATCCGTCGATTAGCCTGTTTGATGCCTAATGTCAAAATTATTAATTTATCTGGTGGTATACCAATGCAGCCTCAGCTTGATTCATTACGGCATGGAGCTCATATTATTGTAGGAACACCGGGGAGAATACTTAAGCATTTAAAAAACGCCTCTTTAGACTTATCTCAGGTAAAAGCTTTAGTTTTGGATGAGGCAGACAGAATGCTGGATATGGGTTTTTTTGATGACATTAAAAACATTATTTCGGTTTGTCCCAAACAACGACAAACCCTACTTTTTTCTGCAACCTATCCTGAAGAAATCAAACGGCTTTCAAAACAATTTATGAAGGACCCAAAAGAAGTTCATGTGGTAACTCCTCCCGAGGAAATTAATATTGAACAACATTTTTATGAAGTCTCGAGACATGCTCAGAAATTTCCATTATTAAAATCATTACTGTTGCACTATCGGCCCGTTTCAGTGTTAATCTTCTGTAATACCAAGCAACAAACAGTAGAAATCACAGACCAGCTCATCAATGAAGGCTTCAGTGCCATCGCTTTAAATGGTGATATGGAACAAATCGAACGTGATCTTGCTGTCTTACGTTTTGCCAACCAAAGTTGTTCTATTCTTGTCGCCACTGATGTTGCAGCACGAGGACTTGATATAAAAGAACTTTCTGCAGTGATTAATTTTGATCTCGCTTTTGATCATGACGTCCATATTCATCGTATTGGTCGAACAGGACGAGCTGGGAGTAAAGGCATTGCCTTAAGCATTATAACGCCTGCAGATGCACAACGAATTTGCGCCATTGAAGATAACTACCCGCACCCCATTCATTGGGGAAACATTAATGAATTAGAAAATCACAACACTACTCGCTTAGTGCCAGAAATGGTTACACTCTGTATTGCTTCCGGTAAAAAAGATAAAATTCGCCCTGGTGACATCCTTGGGGCATTAACCAAAGATGCAGGATTAGCAGGCAACACAATTGGCAAAATTAACATCACCGCTATGTACTCGTATGTTGCAATTCACCACAGCCAAGCAGATAAAGCCTACCAATATTTACAAAGTGGAAAATTAAAAGGACGCAAAGTTAATGTACGTAAAATAAATTGATTTTTCTAAACCATGCGAAAAACTTACTGCAACAATTGAAAAAAGAAGCAGTTATTATGTAAAAGGCCTAATAATACAAGCCTATGGATTTATTAGTAGCTGTTGAAGCAATAGTATAAGTAGATAAAGCATTGTTAAAATCAGGATATCACTCAAATGACAATACAAAAGGGGCTTCATGAACGAAGAGCTCTTAAAATATCAATCGCTGTGACCTTTCTCTTAGCCGTGGTAGGTATTTTATTTGGGCTATTGTCCGGTTCATTGGCTATCGTCTTTGACGGTATGTTTAATATGGTGGATACCGTTATATCAATCCTTGCTTTTTTTGTTGCCCGTCTTTTAACAAGTAAGGGGAATCGGAGATTTCAATATGGTTACTGGCATATTGAACCTATGGTTCTTGTTTTGAATGGCAGTATCCTAATACTTCTTTGTACTTATGCACTGGTAAACGCAATTGGCAGTTTGATGTCTGGTGGACATGAACTCAATTTTGATTGGGCATTTGTGTTTGCACTTTTGGTGTTTTTTTTATCAACAGGCATGTATTTTTATTTAGTTAAAACAAACCGCAAAATTAAGTCCGAATTCTTGCGACTAGACATTCAAAGTTGGTTAATGTCTGCTTTGATTTCCACCTCTCTCCTATTGGCATTTGGCATCGCAGCCTTGTTGCATGGTGGGGCCTATGGATATTTTACCCCTTACATTGACCCCCTTATTTTAGCAATTCTTACTGCATTTCTGATTTTTGTGCCTATGAACGCAGTCCGTGATGCCATGCGAGACATATTTCGCATGGCTCCTGTGGGTCTTGATGAAAGAATAAGAGAATTTTTAGATGAGCTTATTAAACAGCATGATTTCAAGACTTATACAAGCTACGTTGCAAAAATAGGACGCGCACAATTTATTGAAATACATATAGTAGTACCTATGGATTACCCAATTTCGAGCATTGAAACCCTGGATAAAATTCGTAATGAAATCGCGTTGGCTATTGGAGAAGATACGCCACAACGTTGGCTAACCATTGCCTTTACTGCAAATGAAAACTGGATTTAACAAGCGTTTTATTCAAGTTTCTATAAGGATATTTGTGAAAACATGCTACTGAAAATTGAGAGTACAGCAAAATGAACTCTTAATTTTAGTAAATGTAATCAGATTAAATAGAACAACTTGTTTGCTAGCAACAAAACTTCATTTTGTGATGGAGCCCTTCTGTGATGCCATTTGATTTACTATAGTTTCCAATTTGGAAATTGGAAACCGCCATGCTATAATCCTACCAAAATAGACTGGAGCTTTTCATGCTTAAAGGGCAAGACATAGCTATTCTCATTAAATTGCTTTTAAAAAATAATACTAAAGAAAAAATTGAGTTTAAAAGCATCGCTCATGAGCTTTATATCAGCCAATCTGAAGTGACCAAAAGTATTAAAAGACTAGAGACTACGAAGCTTTTAACACGTTATTCGAATGATGGCATTGAATTACATAAGCACGAGCTTATGGAATTTTTTGTGCATAGTGTGAAGTATCATTTTCCAGCGGAAATTAATATAGCTACACGAGGCATGCCAGCGGTCTATAGCTCTCCTTATTTTAAAAAACTAATCATGAGCGAAGAGTCTTATGTGTGGCCTTATATTAATGGTGATACAAAAGGACTGAGCTTAACCCCTATATATAAAACCTTACCCAATGCTTTGGATAGATGCCCTGATGAGAATTTTTATGCCATTATTAGTGCACTTGATCTGATCCGATTAGGCGGGAAACGAGAAAATATAATTGCAAAAGAACTATTGGAACATTTTGTATGGAATCACTAAGAGTTAAACAAAACAATGAAGCACTTTATAAAGCAGTAACCCTTTTAAAAGATCTAAATGAACACGTTGTTTATGTCGGTGGTAGAATCGTTGGGCTATTAATCACTGATTTAATAGAAGATGATGTACGACCAACCTATGATATTGATGTCGCTCTGGATTTAGGAAGAACCGATATTATTGCCCATTACTCTTTACAGAAAAAACAGGAAAGCTTAGGTTTTAAGCCGGGTGGGAATGTCAATTGACAAAAAATCGAAATACTCAACGCAGTCTATTTCATTGCCACAAAGCTTGAGGCATTTACTGATAGAGTCTATAAGAATAATGATTATTGGGATTGTAAGGATTTAGAAGATATCATCAATGTTATTAATGGCAGACCTGAATTATTAGTGGAAGTAATGAATTCACCCAAAGATGTTGTCCAATTTATTTCAGGATAGTTTAAAATGCTAATTGAAGTTCCTAAATGATTTTAGGTGATAAAAGCGATCGCTCGGCTTGAACGCTCCAGAAATATTGTTTTGGATGCACTAGAAAAATTAGCCCTTGTAGATTGAAATATTAAAAAATCTGCGGTTTCTTCGGGTTTGGAATTAAGAAAGAAATCCTTATTTCTGATAATGAATCGCACGTATTAAGTTTAATTTAAAACAAAATGGTTGGTTTTCTTTGACCAAACCGTGGAGTCTTTCCCAATTACACATTCAGAGAATGACGCAAGCTTAAAAGATTAATAAAGCGCTGGCTTAATAGTTTTGCGATATTATAACAAATCAACAATGCGTCTAAATCTTTTGAGTAGATACGAATCCTGAAATCTTCCCCTTCGATTTTTAATAATCTGCAATCTACCAGGGCACGGATTGACGCGGCTCGTTTTAGTTGACCAAATACACATAATTCCCCAAACAATGCTCCGCTTTTAAGTACTGCAATCACTTGTTCCTCATGAGGCTTTGAGCCTGTCGAGTTTTGATCTAGTATAATCTGTAATTCACCCTGTTCGACAATATACATTGAATCACCAATTTCATTTTGATGAAAAAGAAAAGCACCTTGTGGAAGCTCAATCTCCTCACAATTTTCCAAAAATTCATCAATGTACTTTTCATCTATTCCCTTAAATAACACGCAGTTATGTAAATCAGCTTTACTCATTTCACTATCCTTAACTTCTAAAAAACCCAATACACCTCTTTGATTGGACTCATAATTGATAATAAGTACCTATTGCAATAGTTTTATTGTAAGGTAATCGATAAAACTGTATATCTGGCACAGCATTACGTATCATGAGAGAAAAAAGGTGCTTTTGCCATAGGTACATATGTTTTAGTCTTTCTCTAGTCATTTCAACAAAAACAATCTCAATAAAGTAGATTAATTTATTCTTAATTGTCTCAAAAGGTAAGTTTACTCTTTTGAACATTTCGCCTAATTCATTAGGTAAATTAATATTTTCAGTAAACCCATAATGGATAAAAATTAAATAAAATCCTTCAGCTTTTTTTATAAGCTCAAATTTATTTTCAATAGGGATATAAGGTTTATTTTCAATTTTGATACCTATAAAAACCATGTTCTCAAAAAAAATACGGTTAAGGCGAAGATGATGCAGAAGGCTTTCCCCTTCGCAATCATATGGGTCGATAATGTATAACCCCATTCCAGGTTGTCTTGAGATTTTATTTTGATTTAATTCATCAATGATAAATGCATCCATCAAAGCATCTCTATGATGCAATTCACGTAGTTTCTCAAAGCCACAATGCCAGGTATACATTACTATAAATCCAAGAAACGCAATTAAAATAGGTATCCAACCTCCAGTTAACAACTTGGGCATATTTCCTGCAAAAAATGCAAGTTCAATAACCAATATCAGAGGAAAAATCACTACCTTGAGCATATGCCAATTCCAACAATAAAAAGCAATGATCCCAACTAAAATAGTTGTTATAAGCATATCTAAATTAACAGCAATGCCGTAAGCGTCCGCAAGATTTGACGATGATTGAAAAACTACAACAAGCGAACAGGTGCCTATGGCTAAAATAAAATTGATAAGAGGTAAATAGACTTGGCCTTTCTCAAATTTGGACGTATAGATAATCTTAAGGCGTGGAATCAAATTAAGCAGTGATGCCTGTTTTAAAATTGAAAATGCCGCTGAAATAATTGCTTGTGAAGCGATAATAGTCGCAATGGTAGCCAAAATAATCATTACAGGAAGAAGCCAATCCGGTGATAAACTGAAAAATGGGTATTTGATATCCTCTGTGTGCATCAACACAAGCGCCCCCTGGCCAAAATAACATAAAAGTAAGGCTGGTAACGCCACGGAAAACCACCCTATCCGAATGGCTTTTTTGCCAAAATGTCCTAAATCAGCGAATAATGCTTCACCCCCGGTCATTACTAAAAATACCCCACCCAATATAAAAAGAGCAAAGTACTTATGTATCATAAAAAAATAAATCGCATAATAAGGATTTATTGCCATCAGCACTTTGGGATTCTGTATAATTTGTAAAAAGCCCAAAACTCCTATTGTAATAAACCAAATAAGCATCACAGGAGCAAAATAAACACCAATTTTCCCAGTACCTATGCTCTGCATCTTAAAGAGGAAAAATAAAATGATTAATGTAACTGGAAGAACATATTTGGCCAAATTGGGAGACAATGATTCCAGGCCTTCGACAGCACTTAAAATGGATATTGCTGGAGTTAATATTCCATCACCAATAATGAGCCCTATACCAACAAGAGTAATAAATAATAACCATCCCCCTGGTTTTTTTATTTTCTGCCTTATGATACCCGCCAGAGCTATAATACCGCCTTCACCATCATTATCAGCATGAAAAACAATAACCAGATATTTAAAACTGACTATGATGATCAGTGACCAAAAAATGAGTGACAAAATACCATAAATATTATAGTCATTGATTGGAAAATACTTTATTACTTGGCCGAAAGCATAAAGTGGGCTTGTTCCTATATCACCAAAAACAACCCCCAAAGCCGCAAATGATAAGCTGAGCTCATTCTTCTTCTCTGTTGAGGACTCATTCATCATCTGGGGCTACTCCAAATATAATAAGATCCTTTATTAATTACTATTTTGAGTATAGTACTATCTGAAATTAAAAAAACATTGACTCGAAGTACCATATACCTGATGAATAGTACACAACGATATTATCCTTAACCCCAACCTCATCTGTATAAACCAGTTTTTCTGTATCAATTGATTCAATAATTTTTATATAATCGAACTGTATCAGACGGTATTAGGACGTATTATCGAATGCTAACAGCATCACAAAATCTTTATTTTAAAGCTTTGTAATAGCTAAAATACTTGACTTCGAGCCAAGGTTTCTGAGGGGGACCGCCTTCAATCTTGCCATAGAAATTGGTTTTTTCTCAAACAGGACTCCACACCACAGACATTTGCGTAAAATTTAGCCTGTCAACCCTATGAATAAAGGCAATATTATGGGATAATAATTGCCCAGTTTCAGCAATATTAAACTATTTATATGAAAATAAGAGCAATTTCTTTAATGATCGCTATTTTTTTTCCCGTTGCTTTATTCGCCAGTACTACAACTTGTCCTTTATCAAACGGAATCAATGTACACACTAAAAAGCGAATTTTAAATATTTGTAAAAACGGCAATGTTATTAAAACCTTTAAAGTGGCTCTCGGGTATAAAGGCGTCGGTAAAAAACAAGCGGGAGATAATAAAACTCCAATTGGTTTATATGGGTTAGCTCATCCAAGAAAATCCAATCAATTTAAAGTCTTCATTCCAATTCTCTATCCGACTAAAAAGCAATTAGCTGCTGGATATTCAGGTAGAGACGTTGGGATCCATGGACCAGCCCAGACATCCAATTTGTTTGGTTGGTTAAACAACTTACCAGGCTCAACACGTGGATGTATTGCTGTTGGCAAAAATAACTATATCGAGTATGTGGCAAATTGGGTAAAAGCCAATCCTGGAGCTAAGGTTTTAATTATTTAAATTGCAGACGAAATTTAATATTGCCTATATACTCTATGTAGAATGCCCTGATGATGACGGTCTTAATGGTAAAGAAAATTCATTTAAACCCGGTAAATGCTCTAAGGCATTGCGGATTTGTCTAAAATTAAGGCTACCTGTAGCATCAAATATTTTTAGAACTTCAACAACTAAAGGCCTCTCTTGTGGGCCCACATCTTTTATCGCATCGCGAATGAGATGAAGCACATCACTAATTGATTGATCTTCTTCTGGATCTATTTTTTTTTATAATTTCTTTGATTTTTTTTAAAATCTTGGAAATTGAGCCATCTTCATTACACATTAAAGGACACTCAAGCATTTGAAATACTACGTAAATATTTTCTTCGCGCTCTGTCGCTGGAATTCTTAGAATACTCATCGTTGATTTTTGATGCATAAAGTTGTGTGTATCAGTAAGTTCTTTTGGTATATCCCTATCGTCTGCACGCACATTTTTCACAATGCTAAATTCGTATATCGGTAAGAGTTGAAGGTTTTTTGACGACAACGTATTGAAAAGAGGGAGTATCTCTTCGGACTGAGGGAATAATTTTTTATTGGCGTTAGTGATGGAATGTTCGATCCTGACCATCTCTTTTTTTAGGTTGTCCTTATGCTCTTGCAAGAGTTTTTTAAACAAAGCTTTACTTTGGCTGTCTAAAGTCTGAGGCATTAAGGAGTCAAACAACGGTAGCAAGTGGAAAGTAATGAAGTCGCCCAACTCATAACCATAAAGCACCGTAGATGACAGTCCTGAGTGACGAAATTAGGCTTCATTTTGAAATAACTCTTTTTTTGCAGGATTGGATATATGCCACATCACACTATATCTTGACCTGAAGAAACAATCTTCTCAATATGTTTAAGCCGTTGATGAAATACATGCTCTTCACTCGAGATGCAGGCCTCCAGCCAGCGAATGGAAATCCCATGACACACTCCCTCAACATCGGAATATCCTAATTTTACAAAACAAGCTAACACGACATTATGAATATTCATTTTAGGAAATCGGGTGATTAATTGTATTTATATTAGAGACACAAGTACAAAACTACGAACCAGTGTGTAGAGTTCGAGTCTCTTCGAGCTCATGATTCAATTAAAAGATCTTATCTTATGTCTTATCTTATAAGGTTGGTTTTTAATGTTCTTTTCTTAAACCAGATGTTAATTTTTTGGGTAATAAAAACCCCTAGTATTTGTTCTATACTTTTAGTGAAAATAAAGTAACTAAAGTCGGAGAGCGAAGACCAGATTTTAAACCCAGACTAATTCAAAAAGATTATTTTAATATCAATTTGATTTTTATAAACCAAGAGGATTGAAGTGAATATATTAAAAGCACAGCAAGACATGAAGGTAAAAGTAAATGTTTTAAGAATTCCGGCCAATGAAAGAGAAGCTAACATAGTAGCTGTTTATGCGATATTAATTAACAAGGACTTGATGGGAAATATAGATCATATCCCAAATATCATTTGGCAAATAAAATCAATTATTGAAAATATCAATTTGGATGATGATGATGATATTGCAAAGTCAATTTGTTCAATTAAAGAAAAAATAAAAAATTCCAATGAAAATTGTACCAATAAAAATATCATGGATTTTTTAAATGCTTTTAGTAAAAATTCAGATTTGACTTTCAGACAAATACGACATGAGTTAGCACAATGCAATTCTGAAATGAAAAAAATTCTGGATGCCTATGATTGAGGATGTTTTCATAGACATCATTTCAACTCATTCGTATTATACATGGTCTGTGAATAACCTGGTTAAAGCAAGAAAAGCATAAGTTAGTTTATATCTTGTAACTATAAATGCAGGTCATATTTGCCATCGATATGGCATATCTCGTCAGACAACCAAGAAAATGGCATTGTAGGTATTTAGAGAGGAAGCAACAGGGTAATAATCTGACAAATTAAGAACAAAGGGGCTGGAAAGAAGCTTGTTGATTAATAAATTATTTTACTTATGTGAATTAGTTTCGACTTAATCTGACACAACTACTTGAAAAAGTGAGAGTTTCCGGTTTTGATAGAAGTGCGAACTTTAAACAAAACCAAGAGGAAAACTCTCATGATAGATAATACAGTTAAAATCATTAAACATAAAGTTGGCTTATTAAACCTTGCTGAAGAATTAGGAAATGTTTCTAAAGCATGTAAAGTAATGGGCTTATCCAGAGATACTTTTTATCGCTATAAGTCGGCGGTTGAATCGGGAGGCATTGATGCTTTATTCGATCAAAACCGAAGAAAACCTAATATCAAAAATAGAGTAGATGAATCAGTCGAGCTAGCAGTCAAGGAATACGCGATAGCATTTCCAGCACATGGTCAGCAGCGCACGAGCAACGAGCTTCGTAAACAAGGTATTTTTGTTTCTCCTAGTGGTGTTCGTAGTATTTGGTTGCGCTATGAACTTGCCAATTTTAAAGACCGTTTAAAAGCATTAGAGGCCAAAGTAGCCTCTGAAGGGATTATATTAACAGAGGCGCAAGTTAGCGCTTTGGAGAAAAAGAAATTTGATGATGAAGCATGTGGTGAAATTGAAACAGCCCACCCTGGTTACCTCGGCTCTCAAGATACTTTTTATGTAGGTACGCTTAAAGGAGTCGGTCGTATTTATCAGCAAACCTTTGTTGATACTTACAGCAAAGTAGCTTTTGCCAAGCTTTATACGACAAAAATACCGATTACCTCAGCAGATATACTCAATGACAAAGTCTTACCATTCTTTGAGCAATACAACTTGCCTATACTGCGAATTTTAACTGACAGAGGCACGGAATATTGTGGAAAGGTAGAGCACCATGATTATCAGCTTTATTTGGCGATTAATAATATCGACCATACGAAGACAAAAGCAAACTCACCACAAACAAATGGAATTTGTGAGCGTTTCCATAAAACGATTTTACAAGAGTTCTATCAAGTAACATTTCGAAAGAAAATTTACGAATCAATCGATAAATTACAAAAAGATCTGGACGAATGGATGGATTACTATAATAATCAACGAACTCATCAAGGTAAAATGTGTTGTGGTCGTACTCCAATGCAAACTTTGATAGAGGATAAACAAATCTGGATGGAAAAATTTATAAACTAAATTTGACCTGACAGACACTTCTTGAAAAACCGGTAACTGTCAGATCAAGTTTGAACTACTACAACTTATGTAGTGCAGTATTGAATAATCGAAAATTATTTTTTCCCCCTACTTTCACCCTATATAATGCTTCATCAGCTTTTCTAATTAATGTGTCTAAATCATAGCCATCATATGGATAGATACTTATACCAATACTGCCTGTAATTGAAATACCATAACGTTTGATTGTTATAGGCTTGCTTATAGCAATTAGAATTTTATTTGCTATTTCTATAACTTGATTTACATTGGATAATTCAGTAAGCGCGATGATGAATTCATCGCCACCATGCCTGGCAATTAGATCAGTAGATCTTAAAATAGTTTGTAATCTTTTTCCAATCTCAACTAATAAAAGATCCCCAATATCATGCCCCAATTTATCATTCACATTTTTAAAATAATCCAAATCCATAAACATAACAGCAATTTGCATTTGGTGACGTTTCGCATGTGCTAATGCCTGGTCAAATGATAACTCTAATAACTTTCTATTTCCCAAACCAGTTAAAATGTCATGATATGCGATGTGTTGAAGTTCTTGCTCTGCTCGTTTTTGAGCATCAATGTTTTGAATTTGCGAGATAAAATAGAGTGGTTTATTCTCGGGATCTCGGATTAAAGAAGCACTGAGTAAAATCCAAATGACGCTACCATTTTTGTGAATATAGCGTTTTTCCATATGATAGAATCTTATATCCCCCTCTAATAATTGCCTCACATAGCCCAAATCGAGCTCTAAATCCTCTGGATAAGTGATCGATTGAAAATTAGTTTCCAATAATTCTTCTTCTGAGTATCCTACAATCTGACAAAGCGAGTGATTAACCTTTAACCACATCCCCTCCAAAGAAACTATAGCCATACCAATAGCAGCAGAATTAAATGCAGAACGGAAACGTAACTCACTTTCCTCCAAATTAGCGTTAATTGCATACAATTTATCAATTAAATCCAAATTCTCATAACGTAGTTTAAAATTCTTATTAAGAAGTCCATATCCCATCCAGGATATAATTGATAAAAAACAAAAGTAAATCAGCAATGCAGCTCCAAGGAGCCAATAGTTAAGTGTATTTTGCTGGAAAAACCAGACACATAGAGGAATAAGGGTTAATGTAAAAAATAATAGACTTGCTAAAAAACTGGGCTGAAGAATATGTAATCCACCTGATGCTATTCCAATAATTATAATTATGACAATCATTTGATTTAACAGATCATTATGAGGAATAAGAACCGAACCTGCTATTCCCCATAAAGCCCCATAAATCACAGTGACGCTTATTAACCATTTTAAAAGATATTTGGATGATAAGGGTCGATAATAATTAAAAAAAAATAAACTTCCATGGAGAGCAAAAACCGTTACTCCAGTTATAAACCATACAGAGAGCATTTCTTGATCTGTTGTTTTGTCCAAACCAATAAAAATAATTAATACACATAAAAAACTTGCAGGAATGCTCACTAATAAATTTTTATTTAGTAACATTACTCTATCTGAAAATATTATTTCATTTATATTTTGAATCTTTGCTTTGGCCTTTTGCATTCAGCACTCACTGAGATAAAGTGGCAAATTCAAAACTTCAATTTGAACCCTATTGTATTAATCTATTGTATTAATATAGTACAAAAATACTTAATTGTTAGAAGCAGAATGTGACACAAGGTGTAGAGTTCGAGAACCTCTTCTATTTGAATGATGATGTGATTCATAGATATCTTTTCAACTCATTCGTATTATATATGGTCTGTGAATAACCTGGTTAAAGCAAGAAAAGCATAAGTTAATTTATATCTTGAAACTAAAAATGCAGGCCATATTTGCCATCGATATGGCATATCTCGTCACACAACCAAGAAAATGGCATTGCAGGTATTAAGAGAGGAGGCAACAGGGTAATAATCTGACAAATTAAGAACAAAGTGGAGGCCTGCGCTTTGCAAATTGAGTCAGTGCTTCATAAGCATAACCTAATTGTAACACACCAAAATCATCATGCCAGCGTCCTACAATTTGCATTCCCACCGGCATATTATTTTCACCAAAACCACAAGGAATCGATAATGATGGATGTTCTGTTATAGTGATACACCAGCAAATTTTCATCCAATCAAGATACGAATCT
Above is a genomic segment from Legionella pneumophila subsp. pascullei containing:
- a CDS encoding helix-turn-helix domain-containing protein, coding for MLKGQDIAILIKLLLKNNTKEKIEFKSIAHELYISQSEVTKSIKRLETTKLLTRYSNDGIELHKHELMEFFVHSVKYHFPAEINIATRGMPAVYSSPYFKKLIMSEESYVWPYINGDTKGLSLTPIYKTLPNALDRCPDENFYAIISALDLIRLGGKRENIIAKELLEHFVWNH
- a CDS encoding potassium transporter Kup, whose product is MMNESSTEKKNELSLSFAALGVVFGDIGTSPLYAFGQVIKYFPINDYNIYGILSLIFWSLIIIVSFKYLVIVFHADNDGEGGIIALAGIIRQKIKKPGGWLLFITLVGIGLIIGDGILTPAISILSAVEGLESLSPNLAKYVLPVTLIILFFLFKMQSIGTGKIGVYFAPVMLIWFITIGVLGFLQIIQNPKVLMAINPYYAIYFFMIHKYFALFILGGVFLVMTGGEALFADLGHFGKKAIRIGWFSVALPALLLCYFGQGALVLMHTEDIKYPFFSLSPDWLLPVMIILATIATIIASQAIISAAFSILKQASLLNLIPRLKIIYTSKFEKGQVYLPLINFILAIGTCSLVVVFQSSSNLADAYGIAVNLDMLITTILVGIIAFYCWNWHMLKVVIFPLILVIELAFFAGNMPKLLTGGWIPILIAFLGFIVMYTWHCGFEKLRELHHRDALMDAFIIDELNQNKISRQPGMGLYIIDPYDCEGESLLHHLRLNRIFFENMVFIGIKIENKPYIPIENKFELIKKAEGFYLIFIHYGFTENINLPNELGEMFKRVNLPFETIKNKLIYFIEIVFVEMTRERLKHMYLWQKHLFSLMIRNAVPDIQFYRLPYNKTIAIGTYYQL
- a CDS encoding L,D-transpeptidase family protein; amino-acid sequence: MKIRAISLMIAIFFPVALFASTTTCPLSNGINVHTKKRILNICKNGNVIKTFKVALGYKGVGKKQAGDNKTPIGLYGLAHPRKSNQFKVFIPILYPTKKQLAAGYSGRDVGIHGPAQTSNLFGWLNNLPGSTRGCIAVGKNNYIEYVANWVKANPGAKVLII
- a CDS encoding GGDEF domain-containing protein, encoding MQKAKAKIQNINEIIFSDRVMLLNKNLLVSIPASFLCVLIIFIGLDKTTDQEMLSVWFITGVTVFALHGSLFFFNYYRPLSSKYLLKWLISVTVIYGALWGIAGSVLIPHNDLLNQMIVIIIIIGIASGGLHILQPSFLASLLFFTLTLIPLCVWFFQQNTLNYWLLGAALLIYFCFLSIISWMGYGLLNKNFKLRYENLDLIDKLYAINANLEESELRFRSAFNSAAIGMAIVSLEGMWLKVNHSLCQIVGYSEEELLETNFQSITYPEDLELDLGYVRQLLEGDIRFYHMEKRYIHKNGSVIWILLSASLIRDPENKPLYFISQIQNIDAQKRAEQELQHIAYHDILTGLGNRKLLELSFDQALAHAKRHQMQIAVMFMDLDYFKNVNDKLGHDIGDLLLVEIGKRLQTILRSTDLIARHGGDEFIIALTELSNVNQVIEIANKILIAISKPITIKRYGISITGSIGISIYPYDGYDLDTLIRKADEALYRVKVGGKNNFRLFNTALHKL
- the dbpA gene encoding ATP-dependent RNA helicase DbpA, translating into MIQSEHNDQHLSFSQFPLRQELIKSLASSNYENMTPIQMQSLPIILRNEDIIAQAKTGSGKTAAFALSLLNNLKISFFAVQALVLCPTRELAEQVSQAIRRLACLMPNVKIINLSGGIPMQPQLDSLRHGAHIIVGTPGRILKHLKNASLDLSQVKALVLDEADRMLDMGFFDDIKNIISVCPKQRQTLLFSATYPEEIKRLSKQFMKDPKEVHVVTPPEEINIEQHFYEVSRHAQKFPLLKSLLLHYRPVSVLIFCNTKQQTVEITDQLINEGFSAIALNGDMEQIERDLAVLRFANQSCSILVATDVAARGLDIKELSAVINFDLAFDHDVHIHRIGRTGRAGSKGIALSIITPADAQRICAIEDNYPHPIHWGNINELENHNTTRLVPEMVTLCIASGKKDKIRPGDILGALTKDAGLAGNTIGKINITAMYSYVAIHHSQADKAYQYLQSGKLKGRKVNVRKIN
- a CDS encoding cation diffusion facilitator family transporter gives rise to the protein MTIQKGLHERRALKISIAVTFLLAVVGILFGLLSGSLAIVFDGMFNMVDTVISILAFFVARLLTSKGNRRFQYGYWHIEPMVLVLNGSILILLCTYALVNAIGSLMSGGHELNFDWAFVFALLVFFLSTGMYFYLVKTNRKIKSEFLRLDIQSWLMSALISTSLLLAFGIAALLHGGAYGYFTPYIDPLILAILTAFLIFVPMNAVRDAMRDIFRMAPVGLDERIREFLDELIKQHDFKTYTSYVAKIGRAQFIEIHIVVPMDYPISSIETLDKIRNEIALAIGEDTPQRWLTIAFTANENWI
- a CDS encoding cyclic nucleotide-binding domain-containing protein, producing MSKADLHNCVLFKGIDEKYIDEFLENCEEIELPQGAFLFHQNEIGDSMYIVEQGELQIILDQNSTGSKPHEEQVIAVLKSGALFGELCVFGQLKRAASIRALVDCRLLKIEGEDFRIRIYSKDLDALLICYNIAKLLSQRFINLLSLRHSLNV